A section of the Pithys albifrons albifrons isolate INPA30051 chromosome 4, PitAlb_v1, whole genome shotgun sequence genome encodes:
- the NHLRC1 gene encoding E3 ubiquitin-protein ligase NHLRC1, with product MEDDEAELSLLECRVCFERYGPSVPRRPLNLPCGHVLCGGCVAALAPRLECPFCRRPCSPASTSECRPLLQLLELLGPSGRLAPAPGSGSSIGGAAPAAFRLRRCLGGWGSLLNPTGVSAWPGSGRLAVAHDGEQRIHVFDPSGLCLRRFGARGDAGGEVKYPLDVAVTPDGHVVVTDGGDRAVKAFDVEGRGVLAVREGFCLPWGLDATATGELMLTDAEAGALFRLTADFPRGELRRCQRVREKLASPRAVAVCRTSGNVAVVEHLKAPGARKGSTRVKILSAEMELVAQVDNFGLDLVFHSSIHATAVAFDREGRVVVTDVCRRAVICLGKPKEFPVFNPLISHGLSYPVGLTYMADDSLVVLDSGDHAIKIYSTT from the coding sequence ATGGAAGATGACGAGGCGGAGCTGAGCCTGCTGGAGTGCCGCGTGTGCTTCGAGCGCTACGGCCCGTCCGTGCCGCGGCGGCCGCTCAACCTGCCGTGCGGGCACGTCCTGTGCGGGGGCTGCGTGGCCGCGCTGGCCCCGCGTCTCGAGTGCCCGTTCTGCCGCCGGCCCTGCAGCCCCGCCAGCACCAGCGAGTGCCGCccgctgctgcagctgctggagctgctgggcccCTCCGGCCGCCTCGCCCCGGCCCCGGGAAGCGGCAGCAGCATCGGCGGGGCGGCCCCCGCGGCGTTCAGACTGCGGCGGTGCCTGGGCGGCTGGGGCTCGCTGCTGAACCCCACCGGGGTGTCAGCCTGGCCCGGCTCGGGCCGCCTGGCCGTGGCACACGACGGCGAGCAGAGGATCCACGTATTCGACCCGAGCGGGCTGTGCCTGCGGCGCTTCGGGGCACGGGGGGACGCGGGCGGCGAGGTGAAGTACCCGCTCGACGTGGCCGTCACGCCCGACGGGCACGTGGTGGTCACCGACGGCGGGGACCGCGCCGTGAAGGCCTTCGATGTGGAGGGCAGGGGCGTGCTGGCGGTGCGGGAAGGgttctgcctgccctggggcttGGATGCCACGGCCACGGGCGAGCTGATGCTGACGGACGCGGAGGCGGGTGCGCTGTTCCGCCTGACGGCTGATTTCCCCCGGGGCGAGCTGAGGAGGTGCCAGCGGGTCCGGGAGAAACTCGCCAGCCCCAGGGCCGTGGCCGTCTGCCGCACATCGGGCAATGTCGCCGTCGTGGAGCACCTCAAGGCTCCAGGAGCGCGCAAGGGCAGCACCCGCGTGAAGATACTCAGCGCGGAGATGGAGCTCGTCGCCCAGGTGGACAACTTCGGGCTGGACCTCGTCTTCCACTCCAGTATACACGCCACGGCTGTGGCCTTTGACAGAGAGGGTCGTGTTGTAGTCACGGATGTTTGTAGGCGGGCTGTAATATGCTTAGGGAAACCCAAGGAGTTTCCCGTGTTTAATCCTCTGATAAGCCACGGGCTTTCTTACCCTGTGGGACTGACTTACATGGCAGACGATTCCCTCGTCGTTTTAGACAGCGGTGATcatgcaataaaaatatatagcaCTACCTGA